From one Methanolobus chelungpuianus genomic stretch:
- a CDS encoding DUF3375 domain-containing protein, producing the protein MKKLKEGDPSIKLLNADNSPLIISFLYQQFKEKNTLELSKDDLESNLSNYLYYLKTQEGIEYPRQPAEYLEDWTNSEYLRSRYSTNDVIYYELTHHTEKALYWVKNLIETRKFVGTESRLLTIINTLKELAYKNTNNPTERLNELKKQKQEIELEIEKAEAGITDPLTDTQIRERYSDICKTLDDMLTDFKEIEHNFRLLDMETRKKLIQKDIQKGEILDEVVSTEDDIRNSDQGKSLEAFWNLLQSQEQLDELDKLIEMTLTIQQIQEVKQQSFTLEDMVIKLSRAGVKVQKVNHSLAEQLSRFLDNRTYLENKRIMDILSDIKSIAFEIKDTPPTEANFLEISSKAEIEMVMNRSLWTPKTMTNLRKEEIVLGSPDDSDALILYNQFSVDKRELEGRIQELLETHSQISLRKIIETHPVKKGIDEILAYIEIASNDKKAVINEDLSEIMIISNTISQKRFWIQMPQIIFCRS; encoded by the coding sequence GTGAAAAAACTGAAAGAAGGAGACCCTTCTATTAAACTCTTAAATGCCGATAATAGTCCATTAATAATTAGTTTTCTTTATCAACAGTTCAAAGAGAAAAACACCCTTGAATTGTCGAAAGATGATTTGGAATCAAATCTATCAAATTACCTTTACTACTTAAAAACACAAGAAGGTATAGAATATCCAAGACAACCAGCCGAATATCTGGAAGACTGGACGAATTCTGAATATCTAAGGTCCCGTTATTCAACAAATGATGTAATCTACTATGAGTTGACACATCATACAGAAAAGGCACTCTATTGGGTAAAGAACCTCATCGAGACCAGAAAATTTGTTGGTACTGAATCCCGTCTCCTTACAATAATCAATACTCTTAAAGAATTGGCCTACAAGAATACCAATAATCCAACCGAGAGATTGAACGAACTCAAAAAGCAAAAGCAAGAAATCGAACTTGAAATCGAAAAAGCTGAAGCAGGCATCACAGATCCTTTAACTGATACACAGATCAGAGAACGCTATTCTGATATCTGCAAGACCTTAGATGACATGTTAACAGATTTCAAGGAAATCGAACATAATTTCCGCTTGCTTGATATGGAAACCAGAAAAAAGCTCATCCAAAAGGATATCCAGAAAGGCGAAATACTTGATGAAGTGGTCTCAACTGAAGACGATATCCGGAACTCCGATCAAGGAAAAAGCCTCGAAGCATTCTGGAACCTGCTCCAATCCCAAGAACAACTAGACGAGCTCGACAAGCTAATTGAAATGACACTTACAATTCAACAAATACAGGAAGTCAAACAACAAAGCTTCACGCTTGAAGACATGGTGATCAAACTCAGCAGAGCAGGAGTTAAGGTGCAAAAGGTCAATCATTCGCTCGCTGAACAGCTGAGCAGGTTCCTCGATAACAGAACATACCTAGAAAACAAGAGGATAATGGATATCCTCAGTGACATCAAATCAATAGCATTTGAGATAAAAGATACTCCACCCACTGAAGCGAATTTCCTTGAGATCAGCAGTAAGGCTGAGATAGAGATGGTGATGAACAGATCACTATGGACCCCAAAAACAATGACAAACCTACGAAAAGAAGAGATTGTGCTCGGCTCACCTGATGACAGTGATGCTTTGATCCTGTATAACCAATTCAGTGTTGATAAAAGGGAACTCGAAGGACGAATACAGGAATTGCTTGAGACCCACTCCCAGATATCACTTAGAAAGATCATAGAAACGCATCCCGTGAAAAAAGGTATTGACGAAATATTAGCCTACATCGAAATAGCCTCAAATGATAAAAAGGCCGTTATAAACGAGGATCTCTCTGAAATAATGATAATCTCGAACACGATCAGTCAAAAACGATTTTGGATACAAATGCCCCAAATAATATTCTGCCGGAGCTAA
- a CDS encoding DUF4194 domain-containing protein yields MTENNNQLPYAISVIKLLKGNVFKSDADVWDNIIQYKPALKNYFSSIGIELFIHEDNGYAFLRQKEREEQFEQTLPSLISKRQLSYHMTLLCAFLVERLYEDQRATGNESPFCSIDRKTIINMMKPFMPSSSNEAKIERDINTLINKVKEYGFLRELSTDRDTFEIRTILFALIDNEIVHEIKNKLLEHAKEMNNNNDTEDGTEHDPESTS; encoded by the coding sequence ATGACCGAAAACAATAATCAACTTCCCTATGCCATATCGGTGATAAAACTACTCAAAGGAAATGTATTCAAAAGCGATGCAGATGTATGGGACAACATCATCCAGTACAAACCAGCACTCAAGAACTATTTTTCAAGTATAGGCATTGAACTATTTATTCATGAAGACAATGGATATGCCTTCCTGAGACAAAAAGAACGTGAGGAACAATTTGAACAAACACTACCCTCTTTGATAAGTAAAAGACAACTTTCCTATCACATGACCCTGCTCTGTGCATTCCTTGTAGAGAGATTGTACGAAGATCAAAGAGCAACAGGCAACGAATCACCTTTTTGTTCTATAGACAGAAAGACCATAATAAACATGATGAAACCGTTCATGCCAAGCTCCTCTAACGAAGCAAAAATCGAAAGGGACATTAACACTCTAATTAATAAGGTCAAAGAATATGGATTTTTAAGAGAATTGAGTACAGACAGAGATACATTTGAAATACGGACAATACTTTTTGCTTTAATAGACAATGAAATCGTTCACGAGATCAAGAACAAGTTGCTTGAACATGCAAAAGAGATGAATAACAATAATGATACAGAGGACGGAACAGAACATGACCCAGAATCTACTAGTTGA